One segment of Pontibacter akesuensis DNA contains the following:
- the egtB gene encoding ergothioneine biosynthesis protein EgtB, translating into MSTLTATAAQTMLQQYENIRTFTEKICQPLEPEDTVVQPIVDVSPPKWHMAHTSWFFETFILTPHLPGYNVYHEQYSYLFNSYYNSVGSRVQRDQRSTLTRPPLRDIYTYRQYVDAHMAQFLGTVSEEKLAELQPVLELGLQHEQQHQELLITDIKYILSTNPMLPVYTPRPKQAQPSASVPAFFLEVPGGTYTIGYRGEDFSFDNEHSVHEVLLSDFEIMNRLVTNGEYMQFMADGGYGDFRHWLEEGFAMVNKEQLQAPLYWVKQEEDWYRYTLHGLEKVNPDEPVCHVSFYEADAYANWAGKRLLTEFEWEAASQVYPPTEGNFVESDVLEPRAADPAKEGLQQLYGDVWEWTYSAYHPYPNFEKAPGAIGEYNGKFMLNQMVLRGGSCATSQSHIRTTYRNFFHPEKRWQFSGIRLANK; encoded by the coding sequence ATGAGCACCCTCACCGCTACCGCTGCCCAAACCATGCTGCAGCAATATGAAAACATCAGAACGTTTACTGAAAAGATCTGCCAGCCATTGGAGCCGGAGGATACTGTTGTTCAGCCGATCGTGGATGTGAGTCCACCTAAGTGGCATATGGCCCACACAAGCTGGTTTTTCGAGACCTTTATACTTACGCCACACTTGCCCGGTTACAACGTGTACCATGAGCAGTACAGCTACCTGTTCAACTCCTATTATAACTCGGTGGGCAGCCGTGTGCAGCGCGACCAGCGCAGTACCCTCACCCGTCCGCCACTGCGCGACATTTATACTTACCGACAGTATGTAGATGCGCACATGGCTCAGTTCCTGGGCACTGTATCAGAGGAAAAACTGGCAGAACTGCAGCCGGTGCTGGAACTGGGCTTACAGCACGAGCAGCAGCACCAGGAGCTACTTATAACAGATATCAAGTATATCCTTAGCACAAATCCTATGTTGCCGGTCTATACCCCCCGGCCCAAACAAGCGCAGCCATCTGCCAGTGTGCCGGCCTTTTTCCTGGAGGTACCGGGTGGTACCTATACTATTGGTTACCGGGGCGAAGACTTCAGCTTTGACAACGAACATAGCGTACACGAGGTGCTTCTCTCTGACTTCGAGATCATGAACCGGCTGGTGACCAACGGCGAGTACATGCAGTTTATGGCGGATGGCGGCTACGGCGACTTCAGGCACTGGCTCGAAGAGGGCTTCGCGATGGTGAACAAGGAACAGCTGCAGGCGCCTCTGTACTGGGTGAAGCAGGAAGAGGACTGGTACCGCTATACCCTGCACGGCCTGGAGAAGGTAAACCCTGATGAGCCCGTTTGCCATGTAAGCTTCTACGAGGCAGATGCGTACGCCAACTGGGCCGGCAAACGCCTGCTCACCGAATTTGAATGGGAGGCCGCCTCCCAGGTATACCCTCCTACTGAGGGCAATTTTGTGGAAAGCGATGTGCTGGAGCCCAGAGCCGCAGACCCGGCCAAAGAGGGACTGCAGCAACTGTATGGTGATGTGTGGGAATGGACTTACAGCGCCTATCATCCCTATCCTAATTTTGAAAAGGCTCCCGGCGCGATTGGCGAGTACAACGGGAAGTTTATGCTGAACCAGATGGTGCTGCGTGGCGGCTCCTGCGCTACCTCACAGAGCCACATCCGCACCACCTACCGAAACTTTTTCCATCCCGAAAAGCGCTGGCAATTCAGTGGCATACGGCTGGCTAATAAATAA
- a CDS encoding o-succinylbenzoate synthase, with the protein MPLQLSYTRHTLQFKFDARTSRGAISEHQVYYLKVWDTASPSVYGVGECAPLAGLSIDYRPDLEQKLQQVAYLINEGEATLDAGAELPAILALQEWPALRFALETALLDLQQGGKKRLFDNNFSRGEAGIPINGLVWMGDRKFMQEQIEKKMQEGYNCLKLKIGSLDFTTELNLLQQIREVAGSDSLTVRVDANGAFTPQEAYKKLERLARYELHSIEQPIRQGQVEEMAQLCAYTPVPIALDEELIGVQEPQARKALLECIHPQYIILKPTLVGGLAASAEWIKLAEERSIGWWITSALESNIGLNAISQFTAQYDINMPQGLGTGQLYHNNIASPLQIEQGELWYKPAQQEWAFNE; encoded by the coding sequence ATGCCGCTCCAACTAAGCTATACCCGCCACACCCTTCAGTTTAAGTTTGATGCCCGTACCTCGCGGGGGGCTATTTCAGAGCACCAGGTGTATTACTTGAAAGTATGGGATACGGCTTCTCCTTCCGTTTATGGTGTTGGGGAGTGTGCCCCATTGGCCGGTTTAAGTATAGATTATCGCCCGGACCTGGAGCAGAAGCTGCAACAGGTGGCATACCTGATAAACGAAGGCGAAGCAACGCTGGATGCAGGAGCAGAGCTACCCGCCATACTTGCCCTGCAGGAGTGGCCGGCGTTACGGTTTGCTCTGGAAACAGCTTTGCTTGATCTGCAGCAGGGGGGTAAAAAGCGCCTGTTTGACAACAACTTCAGCAGGGGTGAGGCTGGTATTCCCATCAACGGGTTGGTATGGATGGGCGACAGAAAATTCATGCAGGAGCAGATCGAAAAAAAAATGCAGGAGGGATATAATTGCTTGAAACTGAAAATCGGTAGCCTTGACTTTACAACCGAACTAAATCTTTTGCAGCAAATCCGGGAGGTAGCCGGAAGTGACTCTTTGACGGTGCGTGTAGACGCAAACGGTGCTTTCACCCCGCAGGAAGCTTATAAAAAACTGGAACGCCTGGCCAGGTATGAGCTGCACTCCATAGAGCAGCCCATTCGGCAGGGGCAGGTAGAGGAGATGGCGCAGTTGTGCGCCTACACACCTGTTCCCATTGCCCTGGATGAGGAACTTATCGGTGTGCAGGAGCCGCAGGCGAGAAAGGCATTACTTGAATGTATACACCCGCAGTACATCATCCTAAAACCAACACTGGTAGGAGGCTTAGCCGCCAGTGCGGAGTGGATTAAGCTTGCAGAGGAAAGAAGTATAGGCTGGTGGATTACGTCTGCCCTGGAGTCAAACATTGGGCTGAACGCCATCAGCCAGTTTACGGCGCAATATGACATCAACATGCCGCAAGGCCTCGGAACCGGGCAACTCTACCACAACAACATTGCCTCGCCGCTGCAAATAGAGCAAGGCGAGCTGTGGTACAAGCCAGCGCAGCAGGAATGGGCTTTTAATGAGTAA
- a CDS encoding chloride channel protein — MPYSYRKTKIPLLWLRRHTSDREFMLLSSVLVGLTAGLAAVVLKTLVHYIHLLLAYGNRLLDQPYWLVVFPTIGIFLTVVIVKLYFKGKIGRGTANILYNISQKSSMVERHKMYSHVITSALTAGFGGSAGLESPIVVTGSAIGSNYGREYHLNYRDRTLLLASGAAAGIAAVFNAPIAGVLFAIEVLLTDISISAFIPLIIAAVVGALCSRIILQEDILFYIGQPEVFAAGHVPFYVLLGILCGMMSVYYTRMTLLVEEQFEAYENIVFARALVGGLLLGLLIMLFPPLFGEGYDSITLLESNKAQQLLQDSWLAFFGTNDWLVLGFVGALALVKVFATTITIASGGNGGNFAPSMFVGACTGFFFSRIVNLLNISNLPTSSFSMVGMAGILSGVMHAPLTAVFLIAEITGGYSLMIPLMLVAATSYAMVKFFEPYSLDTKKLAQKGQLLTPNKDRTILHIMKIRHLIETEFQSIAPDATLGELVQVIASSRRNLFPVVTADGTLAGVLLLENVREIMFKSDKYDVVQVRELMIKPPAIVQYDDSMADVMKKFDASGAWNLPVLHNEMYLGFVSKSSIFTKYRKLLIKTTNVT, encoded by the coding sequence ATGCCCTACTCCTACAGAAAAACTAAGATTCCGCTGCTGTGGTTGCGCCGCCACACTTCCGACCGCGAATTCATGCTCCTGTCCAGTGTGCTGGTTGGCCTGACTGCCGGGCTTGCCGCCGTGGTACTGAAGACACTCGTGCACTACATTCACCTGTTGCTGGCTTACGGCAATCGCCTGCTCGACCAGCCCTACTGGCTTGTAGTGTTCCCCACCATCGGCATTTTCCTGACGGTGGTCATTGTCAAGCTATACTTCAAGGGCAAGATTGGGCGCGGCACAGCCAACATCCTCTATAATATTTCTCAGAAGTCCAGCATGGTGGAGCGGCATAAAATGTACTCCCACGTTATAACCAGTGCGCTTACGGCTGGCTTCGGTGGCTCTGCCGGGTTGGAGTCTCCCATCGTGGTGACTGGCTCTGCCATCGGCTCTAACTACGGGCGGGAGTACCATTTAAACTACCGCGACAGAACGCTGTTGCTGGCCTCCGGTGCCGCCGCAGGAATTGCCGCCGTGTTTAATGCCCCCATTGCAGGTGTTCTTTTCGCTATCGAGGTGCTGCTTACGGACATCAGCATTTCAGCATTTATCCCCTTGATTATCGCTGCCGTAGTGGGTGCCCTTTGCTCCCGTATTATCCTGCAGGAAGATATTCTGTTTTACATTGGCCAACCGGAAGTATTTGCCGCTGGTCATGTGCCATTTTATGTACTGCTGGGCATTTTATGCGGGATGATGTCGGTGTACTACACACGCATGACGCTGCTGGTGGAGGAACAGTTTGAGGCGTATGAAAATATTGTCTTTGCCCGCGCGCTGGTTGGCGGTTTGTTGCTGGGCTTGCTCATTATGTTGTTCCCGCCCCTGTTCGGCGAAGGCTACGACAGCATTACGCTGCTGGAATCAAACAAAGCGCAACAGTTGCTGCAGGATAGCTGGCTCGCATTTTTTGGCACGAATGATTGGCTGGTGCTGGGGTTTGTGGGTGCGCTTGCGCTGGTTAAAGTCTTTGCGACCACCATCACCATTGCCTCCGGTGGTAACGGAGGTAATTTCGCTCCCTCTATGTTCGTTGGTGCCTGCACCGGTTTTTTCTTTTCGCGCATCGTGAACCTGCTGAACATCAGCAACCTCCCTACCAGCAGTTTCTCGATGGTGGGAATGGCCGGTATACTTAGCGGTGTGATGCATGCCCCGCTCACGGCTGTTTTCCTGATCGCTGAGATTACGGGCGGCTATTCTTTGATGATTCCGCTGATGCTCGTAGCAGCCACCTCTTATGCTATGGTAAAGTTTTTTGAGCCTTACTCGCTGGACACCAAAAAGCTGGCGCAGAAAGGGCAGCTCCTGACGCCGAACAAAGACCGCACCATCCTGCACATTATGAAAATCCGCCACCTGATCGAGACAGAGTTTCAATCCATTGCGCCCGATGCCACTCTGGGTGAACTGGTGCAGGTAATTGCCTCCTCGCGCCGCAACCTGTTCCCGGTTGTCACGGCAGACGGTACTCTGGCAGGCGTGCTTTTGCTGGAGAATGTGCGCGAGATCATGTTTAAGAGCGACAAGTATGATGTGGTGCAGGTGCGTGAACTTATGATCAAACCGCCGGCCATTGTGCAGTATGATGATAGTATGGCAGACGTGATGAAAAAATTCGATGCTTCAGGGGCCTGGAACCTCCCCGTGCTCCACAATGAGATGTACCTGGGGTTTGTGTCTAAATCCAGCATCTTCACTAAGTACCGCAAGCTGCTGATCAAAACTACCAACGTTACTTAG
- a CDS encoding metallophosphoesterase, with product MSINRKDFQHTFNLALPEQHGPFDIIGDVHGCFEELVALLLRLNYSLRFDKEAQRYLLAHPQNHKAIFVGDLVDRGPNSPEVLRLVMDMVEQDMAYCVSGNHDDKLLRMLKGCNVQVRHGLELTKAQLARYDAAFTERVKAFLQALPHHLLLDEGRLVIAHAGLEEHLHGQNSKGVRALCLYGPTTGETDEKGLPLRLDWAADYCGHAIVVYGHTPVHEPLWRNNTINIDTGCVFGGRLTALTYPDHIVTTVNALQEYAQPVRPFVMYPSKVS from the coding sequence ATGAGCATAAATAGAAAGGATTTTCAGCATACGTTTAACCTGGCGCTGCCGGAACAGCACGGGCCTTTCGATATCATCGGGGATGTGCACGGCTGTTTTGAGGAGCTCGTGGCGCTGCTGCTGCGCCTTAATTACAGCCTTCGTTTCGATAAAGAGGCCCAGCGTTACCTTTTAGCGCACCCACAAAACCACAAAGCTATTTTTGTGGGTGACCTGGTGGATCGCGGCCCGAATTCGCCGGAAGTACTGCGGCTGGTGATGGACATGGTGGAACAAGATATGGCCTACTGTGTTAGCGGAAACCATGACGATAAGCTGCTGCGCATGCTGAAGGGGTGCAATGTACAGGTAAGGCATGGGTTGGAGCTCACTAAGGCGCAGCTGGCGCGCTATGATGCCGCATTCACCGAGCGCGTAAAAGCTTTTTTGCAGGCACTGCCGCACCATTTGCTGCTCGACGAAGGCAGATTAGTTATCGCACATGCTGGCTTGGAGGAACACCTGCACGGGCAAAATTCCAAAGGCGTACGCGCCCTCTGCCTGTATGGCCCCACCACCGGAGAGACTGATGAGAAAGGGCTGCCGCTCCGGCTGGATTGGGCTGCGGACTACTGTGGACATGCCATTGTAGTTTACGGGCATACGCCGGTACATGAACCGCTCTGGCGCAACAATACCATCAACATCGACACAGGCTGTGTGTTTGGAGGCAGGCTAACGGCACTCACGTACCCGGACCACATTGTTACCACCGTTAATGCGCTGCAGGAGTATGCTCAGCCGGTAAGGCCATTTGTCATGTATCCTTCCAAGGTTTCCTAA
- a CDS encoding universal stress protein, with protein MDTLKRIMVGLDLTEMDEQLMKYAAFLCSVSNVEQVDFIHTEKSLDIPQEIIADLPAKSAGKALEQVIAQKVNVYFGQLPHVQVSVQVVEGTPVKEMLHHAKVSQVDLILVGRKLRLKGSGVLAQRILRSGHVSVLFVPENSEPRLERIILSLDFSDYSMMALERLLDSTLLKTGVELICLHVYEVPSGYITMGESYAAFDERMKGFAKEKFEQVVQRFPKLAGRTSLKLVRQENDQDIGGLIVLEAKRERANMLVIGAKGKSAAALFVLGSVTEKVVRHDNDVPLLVFKNKNEGIGFLDALLGNI; from the coding sequence ATGGATACGCTGAAAAGAATAATGGTTGGGCTGGACCTGACCGAGATGGACGAGCAACTGATGAAGTATGCTGCATTTTTGTGCAGTGTCTCTAACGTTGAGCAGGTTGACTTTATTCATACAGAGAAAAGCCTGGATATTCCGCAGGAAATAATTGCCGACTTACCCGCAAAATCGGCGGGGAAGGCTTTGGAGCAGGTTATAGCACAAAAGGTAAACGTTTACTTCGGACAGTTGCCACACGTGCAGGTTAGTGTACAGGTGGTTGAGGGAACACCCGTGAAAGAGATGCTGCACCATGCCAAAGTGAGCCAGGTAGATTTAATTCTGGTGGGGCGGAAACTTCGGCTAAAAGGAAGCGGAGTACTGGCGCAGCGCATTCTTCGATCCGGACATGTAAGCGTGCTGTTTGTTCCTGAAAACTCAGAGCCGCGACTGGAACGCATTATATTGAGCTTAGATTTTTCGGACTACTCTATGATGGCACTAGAGCGATTGCTTGATTCAACCCTTCTAAAGACAGGTGTGGAACTTATTTGCCTGCATGTATATGAAGTACCCTCAGGGTATATCACCATGGGCGAAAGTTACGCGGCCTTTGATGAACGCATGAAAGGCTTTGCAAAGGAAAAGTTTGAGCAGGTAGTGCAGCGCTTCCCTAAGCTTGCCGGACGTACGAGCTTAAAATTAGTCAGGCAGGAGAATGACCAGGATATTGGCGGACTGATTGTGCTGGAGGCAAAGCGGGAGCGGGCAAACATGCTGGTGATCGGGGCAAAAGGAAAGTCTGCGGCGGCCCTGTTCGTGCTGGGAAGCGTGACTGAAAAGGTAGTGCGCCACGACAATGATGTGCCGCTGCTTGTGTTTAAAAATAAAAATGAAGGCATCGGTTTTCTGGATGCCCTGTTGGGAAATATTTAA
- a CDS encoding alanine racemase, whose protein sequence is MAVLKLYYDKLKHNYDHLDKVFKEKKIDWGIVTKLLCGHEMFLEEVLSLGVKEIHDSRVTNLKTIKKMAPDVQTVYIKPAPKQSIPDIITYADVSFQTELDIIRLLSEEAIRQQKVHKVIIMIEMGDLREGVMGEELVDFYEKVFELPGISVIGLGANFNCLYGVMPTRDKLIQLSLYKQVIEAKFNRAIPWVSGGTSVTIPLLFNHQLPAGVNHFRIGEALFFGLNLFTGETFDNMHDDVFELVAEIIELTEKPMIPSGVLAENPSGESFEIDESLYGKTSHRAILDVGLLDINPKFLLPKEESMAVVGASSDMLVVELGTNENKYKVGDVLRFNLRYMGALSVLNSRYVEKQVVK, encoded by the coding sequence ATGGCAGTTTTAAAACTGTATTACGATAAATTAAAGCACAATTACGATCACCTGGACAAGGTCTTTAAAGAGAAGAAAATTGACTGGGGCATTGTGACGAAATTACTTTGTGGCCATGAAATGTTCCTGGAGGAGGTGCTGTCGCTAGGTGTGAAGGAAATCCATGATTCGCGGGTGACCAATCTTAAGACAATTAAGAAAATGGCGCCCGATGTGCAGACGGTGTACATTAAGCCTGCCCCAAAGCAAAGTATACCCGACATCATCACCTACGCCGACGTGAGCTTTCAGACCGAATTGGACATCATCCGCTTGCTTTCCGAGGAGGCCATACGGCAGCAGAAAGTGCACAAGGTCATCATCATGATTGAGATGGGGGATCTGCGGGAAGGCGTGATGGGCGAGGAATTGGTTGATTTTTACGAAAAGGTGTTTGAGTTGCCAGGCATTTCCGTTATCGGGCTTGGGGCTAACTTTAACTGCCTTTACGGGGTAATGCCCACCCGCGACAAGCTCATACAGCTCAGCCTGTACAAGCAGGTGATTGAGGCAAAATTCAACCGCGCTATCCCGTGGGTTTCCGGGGGCACCTCGGTCACTATTCCGCTGCTGTTCAACCACCAGCTGCCCGCAGGCGTCAACCATTTCAGGATTGGCGAGGCCTTATTCTTCGGCCTGAACCTGTTCACGGGCGAGACTTTCGATAACATGCACGACGATGTTTTTGAGTTAGTAGCCGAAATTATAGAACTCACCGAAAAGCCAATGATACCGAGTGGAGTGCTGGCAGAAAACCCAAGTGGCGAGAGCTTTGAGATAGACGAAAGCCTGTACGGTAAAACCTCGCATCGTGCCATTCTGGATGTGGGCCTGCTTGACATCAACCCGAAGTTCCTGCTTCCGAAGGAAGAAAGTATGGCCGTGGTTGGAGCGAGCTCCGACATGCTGGTAGTGGAACTGGGTACGAATGAAAACAAGTATAAAGTGGGTGATGTGCTGCGCTTTAATCTGCGCTACATGGGCGCGCTTAGCGTGCTGAATTCCCGGTATGTGGAGAAACAGGTGGTAAAATAA
- a CDS encoding GNAT family N-acetyltransferase has product MADNTSVTYDIYTPENNQQLNRDEVLDFLFEHLDEYGDKREDIAKCMDYALSAAEGKGGSVLVAREDDKVVGAMILNNTGMSGYIPENILVYVAVHGNQRGKGVGKKLVQLATENTTGSIALHVEPQNPARHLYEKMGFTNKYLEYRLTR; this is encoded by the coding sequence ATGGCAGATAACACAAGCGTTACCTACGACATTTATACTCCCGAAAATAACCAGCAACTAAACCGTGATGAGGTACTGGACTTTTTGTTTGAGCACCTCGACGAATACGGCGATAAGCGCGAAGACATTGCCAAGTGCATGGATTACGCACTTTCAGCGGCAGAAGGTAAAGGAGGCTCTGTTCTGGTTGCCCGGGAAGACGACAAGGTGGTAGGCGCCATGATTTTAAACAATACCGGCATGAGCGGTTATATACCAGAGAATATCCTGGTGTATGTGGCGGTGCACGGCAACCAGCGCGGAAAGGGCGTGGGCAAGAAACTGGTGCAGCTGGCAACCGAAAACACAACTGGAAGCATAGCCCTTCACGTGGAGCCACAGAACCCGGCCAGGCATCTGTACGAGAAAATGGGCTTCACCAATAAGTACTTAGAATATAGACTAACGAGATAA
- a CDS encoding sodium:solute symporter family protein — MHYIDSSIFVLYMVAMLGVGVYFLRKNEGAEDYYVGGRTMSSGHIGLSVVATDVGGGFSIGLGGLGFAMGLSGSWMLFTGLLGAWLAAVFLIPKVKGNPAFARFLTFPQLFGYYFNRRVALLAGIISAIGYTGFTSSQILAGAKLASGTFVALNLNTALLIMGIIAVVYTVMGGMKAVIYTDTIQWAILMGGLVFIGVPVSFLAVGGMETLRFSQLFSIDYLTAQSSRSMAAIRSTLPPEFLSLTNVTWQELVNWAITIIPIWFVGMTLYQRIYASRDTKTAQRAWYSAGLFEWPIMAFMGVSLGILARVAAEQGMFESLGAAGAMVDPETGLPMLLRTVLPVGLMGLMLASYFSAILSTADSCLMASSGNIVTDVLSHFYKLDQDSPRTLRLSQIVTLLTGAFALWLATMMTNVLDLMLYSYAFMVSGLFVPIIGALFWKRRSSVAAFWAMLLGGAVTVTLQVCSLSAPDPGADLTGLAQTLHPYFPADVSQTWLTLSQFELEELMRRTLSSASIVHIPLVNLTFRLPFNLDPNLFGLTASLILYLSLTYLFPDKQEFKHGR; from the coding sequence ATGCACTACATCGACTCGTCTATCTTTGTGCTCTATATGGTGGCCATGCTGGGCGTGGGGGTTTACTTCCTCAGGAAAAACGAAGGGGCTGAAGATTACTATGTAGGGGGCCGTACCATGAGCAGTGGGCACATTGGCTTGTCTGTTGTTGCGACGGATGTCGGCGGAGGGTTTTCTATTGGCCTTGGTGGCCTTGGATTTGCCATGGGACTATCAGGCTCGTGGATGCTGTTCACGGGATTACTGGGCGCCTGGCTTGCGGCTGTGTTTCTTATCCCGAAGGTGAAGGGCAACCCCGCCTTTGCCAGGTTCCTTACCTTTCCGCAGCTGTTTGGCTATTACTTTAACCGCCGGGTTGCTTTGCTGGCGGGTATCATCTCGGCTATTGGCTACACCGGCTTCACAAGTTCTCAGATACTGGCAGGCGCCAAACTAGCTAGCGGCACCTTTGTAGCGCTAAATTTAAACACGGCCCTCCTGATCATGGGCATTATAGCGGTGGTTTATACGGTAATGGGCGGCATGAAAGCCGTTATTTACACCGATACCATCCAGTGGGCCATCCTGATGGGCGGCCTTGTCTTCATTGGCGTGCCTGTCTCCTTTCTGGCCGTGGGTGGTATGGAAACGTTGAGATTTTCGCAGCTCTTCAGCATCGATTACCTGACAGCCCAATCCTCCAGAAGTATGGCAGCCATCCGTTCCACGTTGCCACCGGAGTTTCTTAGCCTGACAAACGTTACCTGGCAGGAGCTTGTAAACTGGGCTATCACCATTATCCCCATCTGGTTTGTGGGCATGACGCTGTACCAGCGCATCTACGCCAGCCGCGACACGAAAACGGCACAGCGCGCCTGGTACAGCGCCGGCTTGTTTGAGTGGCCTATCATGGCTTTCATGGGAGTTAGCCTGGGCATACTGGCGCGTGTAGCAGCAGAGCAGGGAATGTTTGAAAGCTTAGGCGCAGCAGGCGCCATGGTGGATCCCGAAACCGGACTGCCGATGCTGTTGCGCACCGTATTGCCTGTCGGGTTGATGGGCTTGATGCTGGCCTCCTATTTCTCAGCCATACTTTCCACAGCCGATAGTTGCCTGATGGCTTCGTCCGGGAACATAGTGACCGATGTGCTAAGCCATTTCTACAAACTGGACCAGGATTCTCCCAGGACCTTACGGCTCTCTCAGATTGTGACCTTGCTGACCGGGGCCTTTGCCCTGTGGCTGGCCACGATGATGACAAACGTGCTGGATTTGATGCTATACTCCTACGCCTTTATGGTTTCGGGTCTATTTGTACCGATTATCGGAGCACTCTTCTGGAAGCGCCGCAGTAGTGTGGCTGCTTTTTGGGCTATGCTGCTAGGAGGCGCGGTTACCGTAACGCTGCAGGTATGCTCGCTCTCCGCGCCCGATCCCGGTGCTGATTTAACGGGCCTGGCGCAGACGCTGCACCCCTATTTCCCTGCAGATGTGTCGCAAACGTGGCTGACATTAAGCCAGTTCGAGCTGGAGGAGCTGATGAGGCGTACACTTTCTTCTGCCAGCATCGTACATATTCCTTTGGTTAACCTCACCTTTCGGCTTCCATTTAACCTGGACCCGAATCTTTTTGGGCTAACCGCTTCTTTAATTTTATACCTTTCATTAACCTATTTATTTCCAGACAAACAGGAATTCAAGCATGGCAGATAA
- a CDS encoding voltage-gated chloride channel family protein produces MINRRKSPATFLTKLLSHAKAAGEPFATMKVLFKWLLICVLVGLMAGSASAFFLTSLRWVTAFRESHTWIIWFLPFGGLGVGLLYHYYGGRANGGNILLKKEIRHPEKVIPLLMAPLVLLGTLITHLLGGSAGREGTAMQMGGAMADQLTHLFRLRPSDRKILLITGISAGFASLFGTPLAGAAFGIEVFLLGRTRYGALLPSLLAAVIGHYTCLSWGVGHMHFSIPFVPTLAVPSILYALGAGAIYGLAGMLFSRSTHYFTRIFRKHIAFPPLRPLMGGAVIAVTVWLIGTTKYIGLGLPTILAAFQTPQPWYDFLIKTLLTAFTLGAGFKGGEVTPLFFVGASLGNALAQEIPLPMALLAGMGLVAVFSGATNAPLSCTIMAVELFGIETMPFMALACATAYLFSGQTGIYGPQEVGTPKHFIYARLTGKRLDKIGESDGNAGSI; encoded by the coding sequence ATGATCAACCGCAGAAAATCACCCGCTACCTTTCTAACTAAACTACTTAGCCACGCAAAAGCGGCTGGAGAGCCATTTGCAACGATGAAGGTCCTTTTCAAGTGGCTACTGATCTGTGTGCTGGTCGGCTTGATGGCTGGCAGTGCATCTGCCTTTTTTCTTACGTCCCTGCGTTGGGTAACAGCATTTCGTGAGAGCCATACCTGGATTATCTGGTTCCTGCCTTTTGGAGGCTTAGGCGTAGGACTGCTCTACCATTACTATGGCGGCCGCGCGAACGGCGGGAACATTCTCTTGAAGAAGGAAATACGACATCCTGAAAAGGTAATTCCGCTCCTGATGGCACCGCTGGTTCTGCTTGGAACTTTAATAACGCATTTATTGGGTGGTTCGGCAGGAAGGGAAGGGACAGCCATGCAAATGGGAGGGGCCATGGCCGACCAGCTGACACACCTTTTTCGTTTGCGCCCCAGTGATCGTAAAATTCTCTTGATTACAGGTATTAGTGCCGGCTTTGCCTCTTTGTTCGGTACTCCCTTGGCAGGGGCTGCGTTTGGCATAGAAGTGTTTTTATTAGGTAGGACGCGTTATGGGGCACTTCTGCCCAGTTTGCTGGCAGCTGTCATCGGCCATTACACCTGCCTTTCCTGGGGAGTTGGGCACATGCACTTCAGTATTCCGTTTGTGCCCACGCTAGCAGTACCGTCCATCCTTTACGCACTGGGAGCGGGCGCAATATATGGCCTGGCTGGTATGCTCTTTTCGAGGAGCACGCATTACTTTACCAGAATTTTCCGGAAGCACATAGCCTTTCCACCGCTTCGGCCGCTTATGGGCGGCGCAGTTATAGCCGTTACCGTCTGGCTCATAGGCACCACAAAGTACATTGGCCTGGGATTACCCACCATTCTTGCTGCATTTCAAACGCCCCAGCCATGGTATGATTTCTTGATAAAAACGCTTCTGACAGCATTTACCTTGGGCGCGGGGTTTAAGGGAGGAGAGGTAACCCCTTTGTTCTTTGTGGGCGCATCGTTAGGAAATGCGCTCGCGCAGGAAATTCCGCTGCCGATGGCCCTACTAGCAGGTATGGGGTTGGTTGCGGTATTTTCCGGAGCCACCAATGCCCCGCTAAGCTGCACGATTATGGCCGTAGAGCTCTTTGGAATTGAAACCATGCCTTTTATGGCCTTGGCTTGTGCCACAGCCTATCTCTTTTCAGGCCAGACCGGTATTTATGGTCCACAAGAGGTCGGTACACCAAAGCACTTTATCTACGCACGCCTTACCGGAAAGCGGCTTGATAAAATAGGAGAAAGTGACGGCAACGCGGGCTCCATCTGA